In Setaria italica strain Yugu1 chromosome I, Setaria_italica_v2.0, whole genome shotgun sequence, the genomic window ACTGCCTCACCAACCGGTGGCTCGTGCTCGACACGCGCGCTATGGAGCTCGCCCTCTCCATCatcccctcgccggccggctACTGGGAGGAgcacgtcgccgtcgtcgaggcCCCCGACGGGAACGTCGGCGTGTTCGCGCATGACTTCCACCACCCCGGTGGCAAAGCCGATCTCCACTACTACACGATCGTGCAGGACGCCGACGGGCCGCGGTGGCGGCTGGAGAACACGATCCCGctgccgtggccggcggcgtaCCACCGGCCGTTCTGCCTCCGGGGCACGGCCGACGGGTGCTTGATCCTCGAGGTCAGCGAGGAGAAGCCGGCGTTCATGGCGAGCTACCGCGTCAGGGACGCCGAGCTGTTCAAAATCGACGTCAACAGCTTCCAGCTGGAGAAGATCTGCCAGGCACGGTGCGCCGGTGGTGCCGCCGGGCAGTGTTGCTGGCCGTACTTCGGCTTCCCGCCATCGCTGTCCGTGCCCACTGTATGAGCAGCATGTGATATTGCTGAACAAAATTATGTTCCAGCTGGCTGCTCATAGAGTTAGAGCCTTGAGTTTGTCTGGCATATATATAATAATGATAACAATACAAGCAACAATTTGTCCTGATCCAGTCTGTTCACAATCCCAATGCATACATACAGATACAGCTTACAGGTACAAAGCAAAACAACAATCTCAACATTATTCAGCTGTACAAACCCCACAAGCAGGGGTAAACATTACCCAAAACTTATAGGTTACAGTCACAGCCATGTCACTTGCTGTTTATTAAGTTCCTCTTGTATACTCTGTCCCATTGCCATGGATTCTTATTTCCACCAGTACTGCAGCGATGAACAGCTCCTAGCTTGCTGTTTATTCAGTTTCTTTTGTATACCCTGTCCCATTGCCATGGCCTCTTACTTCCACCGGTACCATACCAGTGCGCTAATACAGCATCGCACCTTACACACAAACGATGGCAACTTGTAAGAGGCAAAAGGAACCAGCTGATGTACAGTCCACAGAGAGAGACCGAGCCGGGTGCTCCTAGATTGCTCTGTGTTTCGATATCTTCCACACCATGTTCATCGTTCTCTTTGTTCTCTTAAAGGACCGCTCGAGGTCAGCTGAGGACCATCCAGTGAAACCGCAAGATTTACCACGGCCtaacgaggaagaggatgacccAGCGCCTCGAAAAGATGGTCCAGGGTCTGCTGAGGATGGTTCATTGACACCAGAACTGTTTCCATATGATGACGCAGTCGAGCTCACCAAGCCAGTCACAGCAGGTGCAAAACTCTCCACAAACATGCCACAAGATATCAAAGTCTCGCCAGAAGGCATGTTGATGTACGAAACTGTACAATCCTGAAGATCTATGCAAATGAGTCTGTTTTGGTTGCCAAAGAAGATCTTCCTCTTGAGCTGGAAAAATGGGCTCATGCCCACAGGTATCCTAAGAGCAACGGTATGCAAGTGGATCCAGTCTTCTTGATGAGTCAAGTCCACCACCCAAATATCAGAAACTATATTGCCAGATGATCCATCACAATGATTTGACAATGAAAGAAGCTTTCCTTCCCCCTCAAATAGTTCCAAATCATGTTTTCTTACAGCATCTGGGATGGCAATTTTTGTGAACGTCTCATCCGTCAGATTGAGCATAAGGATATCTCGAGAAAAGCTGGAGGATGCCTCGTTAAGAAGTAGCCAGTACATGCTACCATTAACAATGACTGCCTTCGTTGCCTTTAGAAGCTCTGCAGATTCACGTATGGTCCTCCATGACAGCACACCGATAGTGCATATTTCAAATGCCAAGAACTGCACACAGTGACGGACAGAGACCACCTTGTACTGTTTTGTGGAGTGCACAAATCCAACAAAATATTCAGAGCAAAGAGACCGTGACTTGAGTACGGAATCTGGCAGTCTCAAATGCTTCCTTGTTGTGGGATTCAAGACCTCAGCATTGCCTTTTATATCATACGCGCACACTAAGCCATTGCAGGGGCCTGACATCTGAAACCTATTTGAGAACACAAGTTCCACGCTTCTGAAATTCATTGTTGCAGGATCAAATGTGTACAAGTGGACTAGGCCATGATCAAGCACGGTGAAACAAGCAATGGACTGGTGGAAGCGGCAAGCATTGTTGAGGTGACGGTCCACAAAATTAGGTTCTTCAATGCAGTCTCGCCAGAACTTGCATACACTGCGAAGCTTGACTACAACCCTACCAGGTAGAAAAGCAAGGACAATCCCTTGGGCATCCTGAGGAACGTATACTTGAGCTTCTGCTGTTTCATTTTGTTTATCAAGATCATCGCTGTTGCAGTCCATGTCTAGGATGCAATCTACAACTCTGTCCAAGGTAAAAGTTTAGTCAGTATGCAACAAAAACATAAAAACAGCAAGACAGGGAAATTCACTGATACAAAACTGTAGTGGAATAAAAGTATACCCTTTAGTACACAAAATAAAAGTATAATATCTTTCTACTTTATCAATTAACATCTTAGGTCAAAAGAGAATGGGTTCGGTGCTGCTATTCGAAGTCACTCATAAACTACTGAATTACATGTAGAACATATTCAAATCAGTACCAGCAAGTTCTAACTAAAATTGAATCCAATATGGATGTGCCAGATTGATGAAATGGAGACTTAAACTTAACACTCCCTTcttccagaaaatggatactGAATACTACAGATGTAACTCTACAAATCACAATAAGAAGAGACTTTCAATGACCATCCATAGAGGAAAACATTACTGGGCTATTGTCATAAGCATTAAGTGAGGTATCAGAATCAATAAACCTTATAGGTGGAAATAATAAAAGGTGCACAAGCATACCAAGTTCTAAATCAAGAAAGGAACAACCATGGTACAAAAAGCACAATACTGAATCAATATGCTTTGCCCTCTCCCTAACATTTATGATGCACTAAAATTGAACACTCGCATATTAGTAAAGATATTAGACCCACCCAACCCTATCTCCAATTTTAGATCACTGGACTTCACCAAGGACAAATCAAGGCACTTTGACAGAAAATACTTGTTATTTTTGCCATCTCTCTGTGCAGGTTTATTCTACTGTTAGAAGCAGGGATTCAGGGAAGTTAGAAATGCACTCCTATATCTACATAGAAGCAGGGAAGTCTTAAGCAAGTTTTCTCCCCCTTCAAAACACTGCAGTGATTAGCATTAGCTTCACAAGTTAGGTGGTAAATAGAGGTCTAAGACTATGACCAATTCCATCATCTGGATGGCATTTATGCATTTTCATTTAGAGATCATGGTGAACCCCTATTCCCCATGGAGATTTCTTTAAGGGATATATTATTGTCGTGGATCATGTCCCCTAAAATGCAAAGTGAGTCAATAGATGAATGTTCTAATAGTATGAAAGTTCAACTGCCATGCCTGCTACCAGCTAGTAACTTGATATATGCAGCCACCCGATCTAAACTGTTTGCCAAAGGGTGCTGATTCTACCAATGGTCTAGCTAAAATGGTAAGAGACCTGGTATACGCACAAATCATAGAAACAGTACATGACCAATGGCACAAAGATCTGCTAGTTTGTGCTGCTAAACTCCATTTCACATAATACTTCAACATGATCATGGATCATGTCTGAATCAAAAAGTATGGCTTACAGATTCCTAACCACAGGTGTGACAGAGTTAATAAGAAAAAGCTAAGGGCAGATTTGGCAACTTAGGAGACAGACAAATCCTGTTAGGAATGTCAAACACCAGGAATTTAGGTGCCTGCAGGATCTTCATGGATAGGGTTTTCATTAGATTGCAGTAAGCTATGAACATGATGAAATAAACAAATCCTACCTCATGAAGAGCAACAGTATCAATCTACTAACAAAAACAGTTATCGAACAACCGAAGAACCCCAAAATTGAGGCGAAGCAGAAGAGCCACCCTCGAAGCAAAACGCACGATCTGTACAGCATCCCAGTCCTTGTCGAAGGGATGAACAGATCGAGGTCGAGGATGACAGAGGGGAGAGATGGGAAGTGTAGTTTCTGACCTTGCCTAAGAGGCTGAAGGCTTCCTTGGATTCAGCGATATGGTCGTCGGTGAGCTACCACCGTCGCCGCCTGCGCGCGGACGCCGGCAGGAGCCCTCGATCCCCAGTCGCCGCGTGCTCAAGAGGAGCCAGAGATACCCCCCCGCCGCCTGCTCAACAGGAGCAGTCGATCCCCCTTCGCTCCCTGCGGTGCAgggagtgccgccgccgccttcgccgtcggTGGTGCCGCACGGCACGAGCGAAGTGACGAGTCGAGCCGAACGGGCCCGGCGAGTTCAGGGAAAAGGCAGAAATAAAAACAAGTCCAACTTTAGCCCCTCGTGTCTTGTGTTGTTTCCTTTCGGTCCCTCAagtcttagggggtgtttggatacgaggtgttaaactttaacagtgtcacatcggatgttcggatgctaattagaagaactaaatatgaactaattataaaactaattgcagaaccctgtgctaattcacgagacgaatctattaagcctaattaatccatcattagcaaatggttactgtagcaccacattgtcaaatcatggactaattaggcttaatagattcgtctcgcgaattacactccatctgtgcaattagttttgtaattagtctatatttaatactcctaattagcatccaaacatccgatgtgacgggtgttaaactttaacacctacttgccaaacaggcccttatccTAGtcttttctttagaaaaaaCGGGTTGAAATTTATTTGTACTGTAACAAATATGGCACCGTTTGGATCCGATTTTGGATTCTAAAAATCTGGATTTTGGATGGATTTCCAAAATCTGGATTTTGGGCAAAATCTGGATGGAATAGTTTGGATTCCTAGATTCCAAAATCTGATTTTATAGCTAGTTGTTGCATACATGACTTTTTTGCCCTTGCTACCATTTCATAGCCAACTTGTTGCTCAATATCAGAAGAGGGGTACATTAGTAATTTTCATGTGCAAAAGCTGGTGGAATCAAGCCTTTAGCAGATTCTGGGATCCATAGAATTTGGAAATTTGGCTTATGGAATCTGCACCAAAATCTGACCTGTTTGGAGCCACTCTGGATTCCAGATTCTGGATTCACATAATCTGCCATGCTCCAAACGGGGCCTGTAAGTTTACATTCAGGCTCATACAAAAAAACCCttggaagaaagaaaaattacaTTGAAATCCTTTTTATGAGCCTAATGAACATCTTCATCGTCACCAATTTAAAACTACATTGAGATCGAAGGATGAAGGCATACCCGCTTGGATGAATAAGCAtaactttttttcattttcttgagTGGCACATCGTGCAAATCGACCTGCACCTGAATAGTTGAAGCTCCAGCAAGAAGTCATCGGTCGTAACTCCATCATAAGAAAAGGTATTTGCATTTCACGTTCTAATGGCAGAGCCCAATCCACGAACGATAAAGAACCCAAGAAAGGGATTTATACACAATCTAATTTTTTAAGGTTGTAGTAGACATACCTCACAAGATCAAACCTGAAAGATTCGTCGCCATCACTGTAATTGCCAGAGATGACTTGGATGGACAAAAGCTCAGCAACAGTCATAGCACACCACTAATGAGAAACCAAAAACTAAAACTTAACTATCTAAGCAATTATAACCTAGTGGGCATTGATCAGTTGATTACCCTGTATCAATGGCCTCTGGAGAGGTCGTCGGAAGTGAGGAACCAACAAGATCAGGGCCAGAAAAGGAGATCGCTACCGAGGTTGTATTTTTCGCTGGAGATGACCTTTCTCCAGAAGATCTTATCCTAGTCCCTTATCTAACCATTTAGCATTGTTAATTCTCTCAATCCATCGCAAGTCATTCACAGATTTAATCTGATTTAATCCTCTTTTAGATCCATCAAAACGAATAATATTTGCAATAATTACACAAATGACGGTGCATCATCTCGACAAACTTTTAAATGCATATTATTTGATGTGAAATCACAATTGGATTGCTTAAGTGGTTTTGCCTATCGAACATAGCTTAGTGAGATCTAAAGTGTTGCTAGGAGATGCCGTGGTGGGATTTAGAGGTGGCGGTGTAGGTCGGACTAATGAACAAGATAAAGTAGAAAATAAGAGAAGATAAATAATCAATTTGGCTCAACCAAATAACACTAAGTATGTATTACAATCATCATATCATCTTTCTATATAAACCATTCAAAATAATAGTGGTGTGAGACTAGGGACCCACATGAAACTACCATCATCATAAGATATAAGGAACAAAAATAAACCTTTTCATATGAATATTTACCTATTCGTACTTCCTAGCTAGAATAGCGCTACCTAGTTTGTCAAacgtttttttctttttgtaatATTATCCCTTAAATTCTAGCTAATAAGTGAAATACTAAGTCCAGACATGCCAAAGTGTATGACATGTGGACCGGAAGCTAATAAAATGTTGATAACATGATTGTCATGACTAAAATTAGATGTAGTAATGTTAGGATCAAACCATATGGACCTTAAAATCGTTGACTAAACCCTTCAAACTATTTAGCAATTCATTCAACTAAGGTGTTGAGATTAGAAATATATACTTCAAAATCGTAGCCAAAAAATTGAATATTGTTGGTTGATCCGTTTGTGGCACACAACGCACCTCAGCACGATGAGCAACATAGTGGATGGCAGGAGATTGGGATCTGGGGAGACGTTGAAGTAGCAACAGATTGGAGAACATGCTTGTATGTTGCGCGCTTGTGCTTCCTATTTGTTCTAGGGTTCAGACAAGCACAAGGGATCTGGGTGTGGACGTGAATTACCAAATCAGAAAAGCAGCAAATACTAATGCTATGGTGGCACATAATGGACTTGGGTGTTGGTTTGTTAGTCCTATGGGCCAGCCTGAAAAGGGTCAGATCCATTTTAAGTTTGTCACCATTTATATCTTGAATGTTATATCCCTTCAACTTTTGTAAACAAAGACATGAATGGATGATGGAAACAAGAAAAACCAAATAGATTCTTTCTCTTAAAAACTATAGAAATTTACTCTACAACATGTTGTTCAATAAGGAGGGGAGAGGTGCAATTGCGGGCTAGCAATGGCATCAAGTATccgagaaaaaaaataggagaGTGGTGAGGGTCGGAGGAGGAAAACGGTAGGGTTAAAATAGGAGGGATGAATGCGGTTGCATGTTGGTCGTGACATTAGATTACCAAGGGAGAGAAAGAGCTTAGGGTTAAAAATGAAGGAACTAGATATAAGCAGAATGGGTACCTGACATTAGTCATTTGACATGGAGGCACACAAAAGgagatttttaaattttttctgAAGAAATATAATATTCTCATGGCTAGAAAATGTTTGTAAAACATCATATGAAAAAGAGCTTGCTATTTATGTTGATTATCAAGCCATAGTTTGTAGATTGAATATTGatagagggaaaaaaaatctgtgGATTATTTTTTATGTTGTCATATTGAGTGCAAATCATGGAAGTGGTTATGAATGTTTTCATGCTTATATGATGTTTTGTATTAGTTAATTAGGGAAGAGGAGAGGATTTCCAAGAGTTAAGTATACTAAATTTAAGTATGTATAATTCAACGTTCACCACTTCAGCAGGAACCGAGCTTCTTAGGATTCCAATCTGATTTTTTGCTGGGCAATGCTTTCGTCCTGATTTTTTGCTGGGCAATGCTTTTGTTCCGTTCCGTCATCCATTTTCGTCTTTTGGTGTTTTTTTACAAGAtttattgcaaaaaaaaaaacacactcAGCTTGATGAGAAAATAAGACTCGATCGACCCAAAGGGCCAAAGGAATTGGAGGGTGTGCGGGTGAGAAGAACATTCCAGCAGATCTTAAACTACAAGGGTAAAAATAAATTGTTTTACGATTAAAAGAAactagcaaaaaaaaagaaaaattttgacgagagtgggatttgaacccacgccCTTTCGGACCAGAACCTTAATCTGGCGCCTTAGACCAACTCGGCCATCTCGTCGCGTTGTTGGCTTCATTTTCTTTCATTATATATTTCCTATATGTAGCTTTATCTCGCGCTTATCCACTTCGTTCCCCGTCCGTAACCCGAAGCCGCAACAATGGAGTCTGCGTCGCTCACGTCACTCGGCAATCCATTCCCGTGCGCCTCCCAGTCTCCAAGGTAATGCAGAACGGCATCTTCTACGGTCTCAACAAGAAAATTTGTGAGTCTCGCTCGTGTTCAGTTTTCTTAATTTCAACGCTCCATTGAACTCTCTAtgcgagtttttttttttcaatcagaTGCCGGTGTCCATCGGAGTCCAAGAAGATCCGGTTGGCATGCCGCAGGAGGGCTTCCTCTCTGAAGGCAACCTGTGGTCTCTCTAGGCGGAGGGCAGTTTCAGGGATGGTGGTTCTTGGCGCAGCCGCCTCATGCATCGATCCTCTTGCCGTCCCATTGCCTGCGCAGGCAGCGGCGATTCAGGAGCCTGACATTATCAGGTAACCTGCATCGCCTAGCGTAACGAGTCACAACGGATAGATCGGTGCAGTCGGTGGTTGAGGAATCTGATGCCTTGATTTCGTTTTGAAGTTTTCAGGTACCGGAAGCTGGACAGTGGAGTCATACTCGAAGGTACAAGTAGCAGTGACATATTCTTGCAGAGTTTTCAGCCAAGTTTCTGACTACTCATGGAAGAATTGTGCTTCTTGAACTGAAGATGTCGTCGAAGGGGAGGGACCTGAAGCACGGGAAGACGATCTGGTGCAGTTCAACTATGTCTGCCGCCGCGCAAATGGTTATTTCGTGCATAGGTGAACACAGTACTATTGACTATATGCAGTCCATACACTGAAAACATGTTGCAGTTTCAGTTTGATCAGTTCCAGTCTTCTAGTGGTCTCACCATGGTTTCCCTGCATTTTGTAATCCAGCACGGTGGACCAGTTCAGCGGTGAGAGCAATCCGGTGACGCTTCCACTAGGCGGAGAAGAGGTTATAAACTTCAATGCTGAAAATTTTTCACATCCTTCAGAAAAGTTCAGATCTCCTCTAGGTTCACTCCGCCTCAGTTTCTTGTTCTGTGAATTTGTTTGATGTGCGATCTAGCTAATGTGGTATTCAGATGATTCGAGGCCTTAAAGATGTCCTAATCGGGATGAAGGCTGGAGGTACATCAGATATCAGCTTAGTTCCAGACAGCATACAAATTGTGCTGTGAATCTTGACAGTTCAAAAACGAAACTAAAAATTATACTTTTTTCTCGATGACTCGGTATCCAGGCAAGAGGAGGGCTCTAATTCCTCCTGAAGTTGGCTACATCAGCGAGACCTTGAAGCCCATACCAGAAGAGGTATAATAATATATCCTTGATGAACTCTAGTGCGTGTCTTTTTGTTTTTATGTCTTTTTGGATTTCTCTTCTCATGAAGGAACAGTAGTAAATGCATCTCTAAAATGTAGACTTTGCAAGTACTTGACGGTTTATATAGTTCATTTACAATTACTCTTCTACTTACCTTGGATGTTATTACAGTTTGGACCACGGCGGAGTCTGCTGTCTCATGCCAAGGAGCCACTAGTGTTTGAGGTTCAGTTGCTGAAGGTCCTGTGATTCTGCATTTCTGTCATCGTATCATGATATCATCATCATTCTTGGTCAATGCAGACACAGTTCCAAGGGAATCACAGAGTTCATTCTGAACTTGAATTTTCTACCATGGAAAACGAAACCAGCAAGTTGAATTAATGAAAGAGTCAAATAGCAGCCATCCCAGCTTTTGTCAAAACATCAGACCCTCTGGATAGTTATGCACTGTAACTTGAGAAGCGTATTAAAATTTTTCTGAACTTCCTCACGAACATTTGCAAACACATTCGCTAACTGCAAGTCATCATGGTTGCAGTGTTGCGCTGTGGAATTCAATGACCAGTTTTTTCCTGATAACTTGTTTGAGAGCTTTTAACTAACTGCTAAAtccaaaagtaaaaaaaaaaagaaggaaaaatgtgATTTTGAATGCCATCGCTGTTTTCTATGCAAAGGTTTTTATTGTTTATCCTCTCTCTCGATCGTGCAATAAGCGGTGTAGTTCAGACAGTAGGAAGGGAAGATCGACTTGCACAGCAGCACAGGCAATTCCGATCG contains:
- the LOC101770982 gene encoding F-box protein At5g65850, whose amino-acid sequence is MDCNSDDLDKQNETAEAQVYVPQDAQGIVLAFLPGRVVVKLRSVCKFWRDCIEEPNFVDRHLNNACRFHQSIACFTVLDHGLVHLYTFDPATMNFRSVELVFSNRFQMSGPCNGLVCAYDIKGNAEVLNPTTRKHLRLPDSVLKSRSLCSEYFVGFVHSTKQYKVVSVRHCVQFLAFEICTIGVLSWRTIRESAELLKATKAVIVNGSMYWLLLNEASSSFSRDILMLNLTDETFTKIAIPDAVRKHDLELFEGEGKLLSLSNHCDGSSGNIVSDIWVVDLTHQEDWIHLHTVALRIPVGMSPFFQLKRKIFFGNQNRLICIDLQDCTVSYINMPSGETLISCGMFVESFAPAVTGLVSSTASSYGNSSGVNEPSSADPGPSFRGAGSSSSSLGRGKSCGFTGWSSADLERSFKRTKRTMNMVWKISKHRAI
- the LOC101771770 gene encoding peptidyl-prolyl cis-trans isomerase FKBP16-1, chloroplastic, which translates into the protein MESASLTSLGNPFPCASQSPRCRCPSESKKIRLACRRRASSLKATCGLSRRRAVSGMVVLGAAASCIDPLAVPLPAQAAAIQEPDIIRYRKLDSGVILEDVVEGEGPEAREDDLVQFNYVCRRANGYFVHSTVDQFSGESNPVTLPLGGEEMIRGLKDVLIGMKAGGKRRALIPPEVGYISETLKPIPEEFGPRRSLLSHAKEPLVFEVQLLKVL